One Saimiri boliviensis isolate mSaiBol1 chromosome 5, mSaiBol1.pri, whole genome shotgun sequence genomic window carries:
- the LOC104649882 gene encoding uncharacterized protein LOC104649882 isoform X4, with translation MSLNARAGGGGGPGFAGRLSSHGPSAVAGRLSRAGCALVPWARVLGSRGRGHAGPRCRPRGRQVGGGRPRSRDFIRWGRGGGRLLARPRRGSGVESPFLSW, from the exons ATGTCCTTGAACGCGCGAGCAGGAGGGGGCGGCGGGCCGGGCTTCGCCGGTCGGCTCTCCTCGCACGGCCCCTCCGCGGTCGCCGGCCGGCTCTCCCGGGCGGGATGCGCCTTGGTGCCCTGGGCCCGAGTCTTGGGGTCCCGGGGTAGGGGGCACGCGGGGCCCCGCTGCAGACCCCGCGGGCGGCAGGTGGGCGGGGGGCGGCCTCGTAGCCGCGACTTTATCCGCTGGGGAAGGGGCGGCGGGCGACTGCTGGCGAGACCCCGAAGGGGATCGGGCGTGGAGAGCCCCTTTCTGTCCTG gtga